A region of Allocoleopsis franciscana PCC 7113 DNA encodes the following proteins:
- the rnhA gene encoding ribonuclease HI has product MPSTRQIKCFYTDGACAGNPGPGGWGTVVYFTDGSVYEMGGGTAQTTNNRMEMQAAIQALKVLKASAQTESVILYTDSEYVKNGVTKWVKGWKKKGWKTAQGKAVLNQDLWETLDELNSPLVEWQYVRGHSGNEGNERCDTIARAFAVGKPLVLDQAFDLSTPPSNHSNSNSPVAGVSDSNVVSKLAYETIQMSLPSSEVAMMDSPVSSPAGAIEDLPREVRVAQLRNLVETLHIADEIARQGYLISSSELADLMDVNASAVTSRGDHWPWRNWIVSRVRREGNQILWQLERVDQVNTADDEG; this is encoded by the coding sequence ATGCCTTCTACTCGCCAAATTAAATGTTTTTACACCGATGGCGCTTGCGCTGGCAACCCTGGTCCCGGCGGCTGGGGTACTGTAGTTTATTTTACCGATGGCTCCGTTTATGAAATGGGTGGTGGGACTGCTCAAACCACAAACAACCGAATGGAAATGCAAGCAGCCATTCAGGCGTTGAAGGTTCTCAAGGCATCGGCTCAAACCGAATCCGTCATCCTCTACACCGATAGTGAATATGTCAAGAATGGCGTCACCAAATGGGTGAAAGGCTGGAAAAAGAAAGGCTGGAAGACAGCACAGGGAAAAGCTGTTTTAAATCAAGATTTGTGGGAAACTCTTGATGAGCTGAATTCTCCCTTGGTGGAGTGGCAGTATGTTCGGGGGCACAGTGGCAATGAGGGCAATGAGCGTTGTGATACAATCGCTCGTGCTTTTGCTGTTGGCAAGCCCTTGGTACTCGATCAGGCGTTCGACCTGAGTACTCCACCCTCCAATCACTCAAACTCCAACTCACCTGTAGCAGGAGTATCAGATTCAAACGTTGTTTCTAAGTTAGCTTACGAGACTATACAAATGAGCCTTCCCTCCTCTGAAGTAGCCATGATGGATTCACCTGTTTCTTCCCCTGCTGGTGCAATTGAAGACTTACCTCGCGAGGTGAGAGTTGCTCAACTCCGTAACTTGGTGGAAACTCTCCACATCGCCGATGAGATAGCCCGCCAAGGCTACCTGATTAGCAGTTCTGAGCTGGCTGACTTAATGGATGTTAATGCCAGTGCCGTGACTAGTCGCGGCGACCACTGGCCTTGGCGAAATTGGATTGTGTCACGAGTCCGACGTGAAGGCAATCAAATTCTTTGGCAACTTGAACGAGTGGATCAAGTGAATACAGCAGATGATGAAGGTTAA